Proteins from a genomic interval of Zingiber officinale cultivar Zhangliang chromosome 2A, Zo_v1.1, whole genome shotgun sequence:
- the LOC122043725 gene encoding uncharacterized protein LOC122043725, which translates to MEEVVAMAMTSPLGPAVPSSPAGASFRDLLPHFRYFYTSAPTSPAHAAGLYGWEATDAPTSPKPEEGDTDFAFYTQSEGEWPMQPFATADELFEEGMIRPLIPNPRYCASRPNLSSPGASIMIEASRRDRGRGKYSAPGGGGSGDAPLARGHRGSRSLSPTRRGEVFSPKSPDPSSALLKGGGGGSKKWKLKDLFLFRSASEGRATGRGSRDPLRRYSALPRGPAGNAPSPHEAYYSAHRAASEELKKKTPLPYRRQGLFSCLGLSPAVDGLKKGFSASFFSPK; encoded by the coding sequence ATGGAGGAGGTGGTGGCCATGGCGATGACCTCTCCCCTGGGGCCGGCCGTCCCCTCCTCTCCTGCCGGCGCATCCTTCCGGGACCTCCTCCCCCACTTCCGCTACTTCTACACCAGCGCACCCACCAGCCCCGCCCACGCCGCCGGCCTCTACGGTTGGGAGGCGACCGACGCGCCGACGAGCCCTAAACCGGAAGAAGGTGATACTGACTTCGCCTTCTACACCCAATCGGAGGGGGAGTGGCCGATGCAGCCCTTCGCCACCGCCGACGAGCTTTTCGAGGAGGGGATGATCCGCCCCCTGATCCCCAATCCGCGGTATTGCGCATCGAGACCAAACCTTAGTTCGCCTGGTGCTTCGATCATGATCGAAGCATCGAGAAGAGATCGAGGGAGGGGCAAGTATTCCGCCCCTGGCGGGGGCGGGAGCGGCGATGCGCCGCTTGCTAGGGGGCATCGAGGATCGCGATCGCTCTCCCCGACGAGGAGAGGCGAAGTCTTCTCCCCCAAATCCCCAGATCCCTCCTCCGCCCTGCTGAAGGGCGGCGGAGGCGGGAGCAAGAAGTGGAAGCTCAAGGATCTGTTCCTCTTCCGCAGCGCGTCGGAGGGCCGCGCGACGGGGAGGGGCAGCAGGGACCCTCTCCGCCGGTACTCCGCTCTCCCCCGCGGCCCTGCCGGAAACGCACCGTCCCCGCACGAGGCGTACTACTCGGCGCACCGAGCGGCGTCGGAGGAGCTGAAGAAGAAAACGCCGCTTCCCTACCGCCGCCAGGGCCTGTTCAGCTGCCTCGGCCTCAGCCCGGCCGTCGACGGCCTCAAAAAAGGTTTCAGTGCCTCCTTCTTCTCCCCTAAATGA